One stretch of Euwallacea similis isolate ESF13 chromosome 6, ESF131.1, whole genome shotgun sequence DNA includes these proteins:
- the LOC136409512 gene encoding phenoloxidase-activating factor 2-like yields METSFAHPCICMPFTQCPESYQQSRASFSSKEDKKRQSYKRSSEICSGYLDVCCKVECGMHKERNTKEKILGDADTADFAEFPWMLGILKGLSYKCGASLIHPKVALTAAHCVSSPGKYTVRAGEWNWEHTYEPLPHQDREIQAMIIHPKFDPSTLSNDIALLVLDDPFYLINNVGIICLPPRNLQINTRLCTTSGWGKNSFRKGTYQPLLRKLDLPIVPRDYCVNTLRKVALGPYYTLHESFLCAGGENHKDTCKGDGGSPLMCPVEGQNRLEQVGIVSWGIKCGTTENTPGVYVNVALFSDWIDEEMQHLSLNTKIYRY; encoded by the exons ATGGAGACATCATTTGCCCATCCTTGTATCTGTATGCCATTTACGCAGTGTCCAGAATCCTATCAACAGTCGAGAGCATCTTTCTCTTcaaaagaagataaaaaacGACAAAGTTACAAAAGATCTTCAGAAATTTGCTCAGGATACTTAGACGTATGTTGCAAAGTCGAATGTGGAATGCATAAAGAACgaaatacaaaagaaaaaatactagGTGACGCAGATACGGCGGATTTTGCAGAATTTCCGTGGATGTTGGGCATTCTGAAGGGATTGAGTTACAAATGTGGGGCATCCTTAATACATCCAAAG GTGGCTTTAACTGCTGCTCATTGCGTCTCCTCTCCGGGGAAGTACACAGTGAGAGCGGGGGAATGGAATTGGGAGCATACATATGAACCATTGCCACATCAAGATCGGGAAATTCAGGCAATGATAATTCATCCGAAATTCGATCCTTCAACTTTGAGCAATGACATAGCCCTTCTTGTTTTAGACGACCCTTTTTATCTGATAAATAATGTGGGAATAATTTGTCTTCCACCGAGGAATTTGCAAATTAACACGAGACTTTGCACAACTTCAGGATGGGGGAAAAACTCTTTCAGGAAAGGGACGTATCAACCACTGTTACGGAAATTGGATTTGCCAATAGTGCCAAGAGATTACTGTGTTAATACTCTGCGAAAAGTTGCTTTAGGCCCTTATTACACTTTAcatgaaagttttttatgTGCCGGTGGAGAGAACCACAAAGATACGTGCAAAGGTGATGGTGGGAGCCCTTTGATGTGTCCAGTGGAGGGCCAAAATAGGCTTGAGCAAGTGGGGATCGTTTCTTGGGGTATAAAATGTGGAACAACTGAGAATACTCCAGGTGTTTATGTCAACGTGGCGCTGTTTTCAGATTGGATAGACGAGGAGATGCAACATTTGTCGTTAAATACCAAGATTTACCGGTATTAG